A single region of the Streptomyces virginiae genome encodes:
- a CDS encoding TOBE domain-containing protein codes for MESYTIGQAARLLGVSVDTARRWADAERFPTHREGTRRMVDGPDLAAFCVEAAQEGAEGEEVPYTSARNAFPGIVTGVKLGTVDAQVEIQAGPHRIVSLLTREAVEELGLEVGARATARVKSTSVFIDRV; via the coding sequence ATGGAGTCCTACACGATCGGCCAGGCCGCCCGGCTGCTCGGCGTCAGCGTCGACACGGCCCGGCGTTGGGCGGATGCCGAACGCTTCCCCACCCACCGCGAGGGCACCCGGCGGATGGTGGACGGCCCCGACCTCGCCGCCTTCTGCGTCGAGGCCGCGCAGGAGGGTGCCGAGGGCGAGGAGGTCCCGTACACCTCGGCCCGCAACGCCTTCCCCGGCATCGTCACCGGGGTGAAGCTGGGTACCGTCGACGCGCAGGTGGAGATCCAGGCCGGGCCGCACCGGATCGTTTCGCTGCTGACGCGCGAGGCGGTGGAGGAGCTCGGGCTGGAGGTGGGCGCGCGGGCCACGGCGCGCGTGAAGTCGACGAGCGTGTTCATCGATCGGGTCTGA
- the corA gene encoding magnesium/cobalt transporter CorA, producing MFSNLRRVVRRSYRRAVDLSHPSRSPLGSAVVNCIVYRDGVRQEDCAEVEEALRRVRKTGDGFVWIGLHEPSRSELAGLAELFGLHPLAVEDAVNAHQRPKVERYDDTLFSVFKTVRYVEHEELTATSEVVETGELMAFTGQDFIITIRHGGRGTLGPVREELEAAPDQLANGPAAVLHAMADHVVDDYVAVTDAVQNDIDAVETAVFSEDGGRGDAGRIYQLKRELLELRRAVAPLGRPLQQLATQPIPVIPPETRAYFRNVADHLTRATEQIGAYDNLLDSILQAHLAQVTVAQNEDMRKITAWAAIVAVPTMVCGVYGMNFDHMPELHWTYGYPLVLGVMALACFVIHRGFRRNGWL from the coding sequence ATGTTCAGCAACCTGCGCCGGGTCGTGCGGCGCAGCTACCGGCGGGCCGTCGACCTCAGCCATCCGTCCCGCTCCCCGCTCGGCAGCGCGGTGGTCAACTGCATCGTCTACCGCGACGGCGTACGGCAGGAGGACTGCGCCGAGGTCGAGGAGGCACTGCGCCGGGTCCGCAAGACGGGCGACGGCTTCGTCTGGATCGGTCTGCACGAACCGTCGAGGTCGGAGCTGGCCGGGCTGGCCGAGCTGTTCGGCCTGCACCCCCTCGCCGTCGAGGACGCGGTGAACGCGCACCAGCGTCCCAAGGTGGAGCGCTACGACGACACGTTGTTCTCCGTCTTCAAGACCGTGCGCTACGTGGAGCACGAGGAGCTGACCGCGACCAGCGAGGTGGTGGAGACCGGTGAGCTGATGGCCTTCACCGGCCAGGACTTCATCATCACCATCCGGCACGGCGGCCGCGGCACGCTGGGCCCGGTCCGCGAGGAGCTGGAGGCCGCCCCGGACCAACTGGCCAACGGTCCCGCGGCCGTTCTGCACGCCATGGCCGACCACGTGGTCGACGACTACGTGGCCGTGACGGACGCGGTGCAGAACGACATCGACGCCGTCGAGACCGCGGTGTTCAGCGAGGACGGCGGCCGCGGCGACGCGGGGCGGATCTATCAGCTCAAGCGCGAACTCCTGGAGCTCCGGCGGGCGGTGGCGCCGCTGGGCCGCCCGCTCCAGCAGTTGGCGACGCAGCCGATACCGGTCATCCCGCCGGAGACCCGCGCGTACTTCCGGAACGTGGCGGACCACCTGACCCGGGCGACGGAACAGATCGGCGCCTACGACAACCTCCTCGACTCCATCCTGCAGGCCCACTTGGCGCAGGTGACCGTCGCCCAGAACGAGGACATGCGCAAGATCACGGCATGGGCGGCGATCGTCGCCGTGCCGACGATGGTCTGCGGGGTGTACGGCATGAACTTCGACCACATGCCCGAACTGCACTGGACCTACGGCTATCCGCTGGTCCTCGGCGTCATGGCGCTCGCCTGCTTCGTCATCCACCGGGGGTTCAGGCGTAACGGCTGGCTCTGA
- a CDS encoding chitosanase produces MLAIGALLGSALIAVPVAAHATTTPAPAAEAAAVAAAGLDDPAKKEIAMKIVSSAENSSLDWKAQYKYIEDIDDGRGYTAGIIGFCSGTGDMLDLVEYYTQIKPGNVLAKYLPALRKVDGSDSHAGLDPNFTKDWAKAAQDADFRKAQDHERDRVYFNPSVNQGKADGVGVLGQFIYYDAIVMHGDGGDSTSFRNIRKRALSKAKPPSQGGNETAYLNAFLVARVWAMKQEEAHSDTSRVDTAQRVFLKKGNLNLNTPLDWKVYGDSFHIG; encoded by the coding sequence ATGCTGGCGATCGGTGCGTTGCTCGGCAGCGCGCTGATCGCCGTCCCCGTCGCCGCCCATGCCACCACGACCCCCGCCCCCGCGGCGGAGGCCGCCGCGGTGGCGGCCGCAGGACTCGACGATCCGGCGAAGAAGGAGATCGCCATGAAGATCGTCTCCAGTGCGGAGAACTCCTCGCTGGACTGGAAGGCGCAGTACAAGTACATCGAGGACATAGACGACGGCCGCGGTTACACGGCCGGCATCATCGGATTCTGTTCCGGCACCGGCGACATGCTCGACCTCGTCGAGTACTACACGCAGATCAAGCCGGGCAACGTCCTCGCCAAGTACCTGCCCGCCCTGCGCAAGGTCGACGGCAGCGACTCGCACGCCGGCCTCGACCCGAACTTCACCAAGGACTGGGCGAAGGCGGCCCAGGACGCCGACTTCAGGAAGGCCCAGGACCACGAGCGCGACCGGGTCTACTTCAACCCGTCCGTGAACCAGGGCAAGGCCGACGGGGTCGGCGTGCTGGGGCAGTTCATCTACTACGACGCCATCGTCATGCACGGCGACGGCGGCGACTCCACGAGCTTCCGCAACATCCGCAAGCGCGCCCTGTCCAAGGCCAAGCCCCCGTCCCAGGGCGGCAACGAGACCGCTTACCTGAACGCCTTCCTCGTCGCCCGGGTCTGGGCGATGAAGCAGGAGGAGGCGCACAGCGACACCAGCCGGGTCGACACCGCGCAGCGGGTCTTCCTGAAGAAGGGCAACCTGAACCTCAACACGCCGCTCGACTGGAAGGTCTACGGGGACTCCTTCCACATCGGCTGA
- a CDS encoding DUF805 domain-containing protein: MNHYLDVLKKYAVFSGRARRQEYWMFFLFNLAAVVVLSILDGVLGTSPILYAIYVVAVFLPNLGVTIRRLHDTGKSGWWILIGAVPLVGFIWIIVLLATAGQQQPNQYGADPKAYAA; encoded by the coding sequence ATGAACCACTACCTTGACGTTCTGAAGAAGTACGCCGTCTTCTCCGGCCGCGCGCGCCGCCAGGAGTACTGGATGTTCTTCCTCTTCAACCTGGCCGCCGTGGTCGTCCTGTCGATCCTCGACGGCGTGCTGGGCACCTCCCCGATCCTGTACGCCATCTACGTGGTCGCGGTCTTCCTGCCGAACCTGGGCGTCACCATCCGCCGTCTGCACGACACCGGCAAGTCCGGCTGGTGGATCCTCATCGGTGCCGTCCCGCTCGTCGGCTTCATCTGGATCATCGTCCTGCTGGCCACCGCCGGTCAGCAGCAGCCGAACCAGTACGGTGCGGACCCGAAGGCCTACGCCGCCTGA
- a CDS encoding NADP-dependent isocitrate dehydrogenase, with the protein MTDSTIIYTHTDEAPALATYSFLPVIQAYASTAGVNVETRDISLAGRIIAVFPEYLQESQRIADALAELGELAKTPEANIIKLPNISASIPQLKAAVAELQGQGYALPDYPDDPKTDEERDIRARYDKVKGSAVNPVLREGNSDRRAPASVKNYAKTHPHRMGAWTTESKTNVATMGENDFRSTEKSTVIAEAGTLRIEHVAADGATTVLRESVPVLAGEVVDASVLHVDALRTFLNDQIERAKAEGVLFSVHLKATMMKVSDPIIFGHVVRAFLPKTFARYGETLAAAGLSPNDGLGAILNGLGALSDGDAIKASIDAEIAEGPALAMVDSDKGITNLHVPSDVIVDASMPAMIRTSGHMWGPDGAEADTLAVLPDSSYAGVYQVVVDDCRTHGAFDPSTMGSVPNVGLMAQKAEEYGSHDKTFEIATAGTVRLVDAAGNTVLEQEVAAGDIFRACQTKDLPVQDWVKLAVTRARATGVPAVFWLDENRAHDAQLIAKVKTYLAEHDTEGLTIKILSPVEATAFSLERIRRGEDTISVTGNVLRDYLTDLFPILELGTSAKMLSVVPLMNGGGLFETGAGGSAPKHVQQLVKENYLRWDSLGEFFALAASFEHLATTTGNARAQVLADTLDRATGTFLNEDKSPSRKLGGIDNRGSHFYLATYWAQELAKQTDDAELAKAFEPVAKALSDQEEAIVAELVAVQGAPAEIGGYYQPDATKAAAIMRPSATLNEALALLG; encoded by the coding sequence GTGACTGACTCGACCATCATCTACACGCACACTGACGAGGCCCCGGCCCTCGCGACGTATTCCTTCCTGCCTGTGATCCAGGCGTACGCGTCGACGGCCGGTGTGAATGTCGAGACCCGTGACATCTCCCTGGCCGGTCGGATCATCGCCGTCTTCCCGGAGTACCTCCAGGAGAGCCAGCGGATCGCCGACGCCCTCGCCGAGCTCGGCGAGCTGGCGAAGACCCCGGAAGCCAACATCATCAAGCTTCCGAACATCTCGGCCTCGATCCCGCAGCTCAAGGCCGCGGTCGCCGAGCTCCAGGGCCAGGGCTACGCCCTCCCGGACTACCCGGACGACCCGAAGACCGACGAGGAGCGCGACATCCGCGCCCGCTACGACAAGGTCAAGGGCAGCGCCGTCAACCCGGTCCTGCGCGAGGGCAACTCCGACCGCCGCGCCCCCGCCTCGGTCAAGAACTACGCCAAGACGCACCCGCACCGCATGGGCGCCTGGACCACCGAGTCGAAGACGAACGTCGCCACGATGGGCGAGAACGACTTCCGCTCCACGGAGAAGTCCACCGTCATCGCCGAGGCCGGCACCCTGCGCATCGAGCACGTCGCCGCCGACGGCGCCACCACCGTGCTGCGCGAGTCCGTACCGGTCCTCGCCGGTGAGGTCGTGGACGCGTCCGTCCTGCACGTCGACGCGCTGCGCACCTTCCTGAACGACCAGATCGAGCGTGCCAAGGCCGAGGGCGTGCTGTTCTCCGTGCACCTCAAGGCCACGATGATGAAGGTCTCCGACCCGATCATCTTCGGCCACGTGGTCCGCGCGTTCCTCCCGAAGACCTTCGCCCGCTACGGCGAGACCCTGGCCGCCGCCGGCCTGTCGCCCAACGACGGCCTCGGCGCCATCCTGAACGGCCTGGGCGCGCTGTCCGACGGCGACGCGATCAAGGCCTCGATCGACGCCGAGATCGCCGAGGGCCCGGCCCTCGCGATGGTCGACTCCGACAAGGGCATCACCAACCTGCACGTGCCGTCCGACGTCATCGTCGACGCCTCGATGCCGGCCATGATCCGCACCTCCGGCCACATGTGGGGCCCGGACGGCGCCGAGGCCGACACCCTCGCCGTCCTTCCGGACAGCAGCTACGCCGGCGTCTACCAGGTCGTCGTCGACGACTGCCGCACCCACGGCGCCTTCGACCCGTCCACCATGGGCTCGGTCCCCAACGTCGGTCTCATGGCGCAGAAGGCCGAGGAGTACGGCAGCCACGACAAGACCTTCGAGATCGCCACCGCGGGCACCGTCCGCCTGGTCGACGCCGCGGGCAACACGGTCCTGGAGCAGGAGGTCGCCGCCGGTGACATCTTCCGCGCCTGCCAGACCAAGGACCTCCCCGTCCAGGACTGGGTCAAGCTCGCCGTCACCCGCGCCCGCGCGACCGGCGTCCCGGCCGTCTTCTGGCTGGACGAGAACCGCGCCCACGACGCGCAGCTGATCGCCAAGGTCAAGACGTACCTCGCCGAGCACGACACCGAGGGCCTGACCATCAAGATCCTCTCCCCGGTCGAGGCCACCGCCTTCTCCCTGGAGCGCATCCGCCGCGGCGAGGACACCATCTCGGTGACCGGCAACGTGCTGCGTGACTACCTGACCGACCTCTTCCCCATCCTGGAGCTGGGCACCAGCGCCAAGATGCTGTCGGTCGTCCCGCTGATGAACGGCGGCGGCCTCTTCGAGACGGGCGCCGGCGGCTCCGCCCCGAAGCACGTCCAGCAGCTCGTCAAGGAGAACTACCTGCGCTGGGACAGCCTGGGCGAGTTCTTCGCGCTGGCCGCCAGCTTCGAGCACCTCGCGACCACCACCGGCAACGCCCGCGCCCAGGTGCTGGCCGACACCCTGGACCGCGCGACCGGCACCTTCCTCAACGAGGACAAGTCGCCGAGCCGCAAGCTGGGCGGCATCGACAACCGCGGCAGCCACTTCTACCTCGCCACCTACTGGGCGCAGGAGCTGGCCAAGCAGACCGACGACGCCGAGCTGGCCAAGGCCTTCGAGCCGGTCGCCAAGGCGCTGTCGGACCAGGAGGAGGCCATCGTCGCCGAGCTCGTCGCGGTGCAGGGCGCCCCGGCCGAGATCGGCGGCTACTACCAGCCCGACGCCACGAAGGCCGCGGCGATCATGCGCCCGTCCGCGACCCTCAACGAGGCGCTCGCCCTCCTGGGCTGA
- a CDS encoding formylglycine-generating enzyme family protein, giving the protein MPPRPCCTPGHESSAEVLALTRRPEPAPVAAAAADPAAARAVRDLVALAGGRFLMGTEDPDGFPADGEGPVRQEVVGAFRIAPTTVTNAQFASFVKATGHVTEAESFGFSFVFAGFLSDALAATSPAVAGTPWWRAVPGADWRQPEGSGSSFAARQDHPVVHVSWHDAQAYCAWSGTRLPTEPEWEFAARGGLEQKRYPWGDELRPGGRHMCNIWNGDFPVHNTRADGYAGTAPVKAFRPNGYGLHQTVGNVWEWSADRFSPGGPERTMRGGSHMCHDSYCNRYRVAARTRNTPDSSAGNIGFRVAADISPTAG; this is encoded by the coding sequence ATGCCGCCCCGCCCCTGCTGCACCCCCGGACACGAGAGCTCCGCCGAGGTCCTGGCCCTGACCCGGCGGCCGGAACCCGCACCCGTCGCGGCCGCCGCGGCGGACCCGGCGGCGGCGCGTGCCGTACGGGACCTGGTCGCCCTCGCGGGCGGCCGGTTCCTGATGGGGACCGAGGACCCGGACGGGTTCCCGGCGGACGGCGAGGGTCCGGTCCGTCAGGAGGTGGTCGGGGCCTTCCGCATCGCCCCGACCACCGTCACCAACGCGCAGTTCGCGTCCTTCGTGAAGGCCACCGGCCATGTCACGGAGGCGGAGTCCTTCGGCTTCAGCTTCGTCTTCGCCGGTTTCCTCTCCGACGCCCTCGCGGCCACCTCGCCGGCGGTGGCCGGGACCCCGTGGTGGCGGGCCGTCCCCGGGGCCGACTGGCGCCAACCGGAGGGCTCCGGCTCCTCCTTCGCCGCCCGCCAGGACCACCCCGTGGTACACGTCTCCTGGCACGACGCCCAGGCCTACTGCGCCTGGTCCGGGACCCGGCTGCCCACGGAGCCGGAGTGGGAGTTCGCGGCGCGCGGTGGGCTGGAGCAGAAGCGCTACCCGTGGGGCGACGAGCTGCGGCCCGGCGGGCGCCACATGTGCAACATCTGGAACGGTGACTTCCCCGTCCACAACACCCGAGCCGACGGGTACGCGGGCACGGCCCCGGTCAAGGCCTTCCGGCCCAACGGGTACGGCCTCCACCAGACGGTCGGCAACGTGTGGGAGTGGTCCGCCGACCGCTTCTCGCCCGGCGGCCCGGAACGGACCATGCGCGGCGGCTCCCACATGTGCCACGACTCGTACTGCAACCGCTACCGGGTCGCGGCCCGCACCCGCAACACCCCGGACAGCTCCGCCGGGAACATCGGCTTCCGGGTGGCCGCCGACATCAGCCCAACTGCCGGCTGA
- a CDS encoding glycoside hydrolase family 71 protein, translating to MTADRRTDRRARHRAGGREEGAGRAAGPVSHRRRPAFRGRRPLLATLLSAFFLVGVCAATGIAWDPSDVASVQGAAAPGDLPVTNGTGGSPGASGEATPSPVAPPAPTKGAAAKGNPENAVDSGAERPTGALPFDMPAPAALRSGGAGKKLVFAHYFTPYPLSLDNAAADRDYYTRNYLNPDGESGKHGRYGGLLRDRPLPVTPKGGDWEYANLQQEVRTARAAGIDGFTLDLLSLSGKNWDRSNLLMAAARSVDPAFKIMLMPDMTSLKTDDPRVLAEAIATLADASAAHRLPDGRLVVSPFKAEEKSVAWWTEVIALLKSEHGIRTAFVPLFLDFGAHSDEFASISHGFSEWGSRSYVGQESSTRDVRRAHDMGKIWMQPVSVQDARPNQGIYDEAGNTATLRATWTRAIEDDADWVQLTTWNDYSEGSQFAPSLHNGHAYLDLTSYYLTKFKTGGWPKIVRDTLYLSARTQFADADPTGDQSLVMSLRKGSAPPRDKVEVLSFLTGAGSVRTTVGAAQGSYEAPGGIHAQLLPLKAGTSSAQIVRDGKGGVKVDLPYRVDHKVEVQDLQYYAATSGRES from the coding sequence ATGACAGCGGACCGGCGAACGGACCGGCGAGCACGGCATCGTGCGGGCGGACGGGAAGAGGGCGCGGGTCGGGCGGCCGGACCCGTCTCGCACCGGCGCCGGCCGGCCTTCCGGGGCCGCAGGCCGCTGCTCGCCACCCTGCTCTCCGCCTTCTTCCTGGTCGGTGTCTGCGCGGCCACCGGAATCGCCTGGGACCCGAGCGACGTGGCCTCCGTGCAGGGGGCCGCGGCCCCCGGCGACCTTCCGGTGACCAATGGGACCGGCGGCTCGCCCGGCGCGTCCGGCGAAGCGACCCCGTCACCCGTCGCACCGCCGGCGCCCACCAAGGGCGCGGCAGCCAAGGGCAACCCCGAGAACGCGGTGGACTCCGGGGCCGAACGCCCCACCGGCGCCCTGCCCTTCGACATGCCGGCGCCGGCCGCCCTGCGCTCGGGCGGGGCGGGCAAGAAGCTGGTGTTCGCCCACTACTTCACCCCCTACCCGCTCTCCCTCGACAACGCGGCCGCCGACCGGGACTACTACACCCGTAACTACCTGAACCCCGACGGTGAGAGCGGGAAGCACGGCCGCTACGGCGGCCTGCTGCGCGACCGGCCGCTGCCCGTGACCCCCAAGGGCGGCGACTGGGAGTACGCCAACCTCCAGCAGGAGGTGCGCACGGCCCGCGCGGCCGGCATCGACGGCTTCACCCTCGACCTGCTCTCCCTCTCCGGCAAGAACTGGGACCGCAGCAACCTGCTGATGGCGGCGGCCCGTTCGGTGGACCCGGCCTTCAAGATCATGCTGATGCCGGACATGACCTCCCTGAAGACCGATGACCCCCGCGTGCTCGCCGAGGCGATCGCCACCCTCGCCGACGCCTCCGCCGCGCACCGGCTCCCCGACGGCCGCCTCGTGGTCTCCCCCTTCAAGGCGGAGGAGAAGAGCGTCGCCTGGTGGACCGAGGTCATCGCCCTCCTGAAGTCCGAGCACGGCATCCGCACCGCCTTCGTGCCGCTCTTCCTCGACTTCGGCGCCCACAGCGACGAGTTCGCCTCGATCAGCCACGGCTTCTCCGAGTGGGGCAGCCGTAGCTACGTCGGCCAGGAGAGCTCCACGCGCGACGTCCGGCGGGCCCACGACATGGGCAAGATCTGGATGCAGCCGGTGTCGGTCCAGGACGCGCGCCCCAACCAGGGCATCTACGACGAGGCGGGCAACACCGCGACCCTGCGGGCCACCTGGACGCGCGCCATCGAGGACGACGCGGACTGGGTGCAACTCACCACCTGGAACGACTACTCGGAGGGCAGCCAGTTCGCGCCCTCCCTGCACAACGGCCACGCGTACCTGGACCTGACCTCCTACTACCTCACCAAGTTCAAGACGGGCGGCTGGCCGAAGATCGTCCGCGACACCCTCTACCTCTCCGCGCGCACGCAGTTCGCGGACGCCGACCCGACGGGCGACCAGTCGCTGGTGATGTCGCTCCGCAAGGGGAGCGCCCCGCCCCGGGACAAGGTGGAGGTGCTCAGCTTCCTCACCGGGGCCGGATCGGTCCGTACGACCGTCGGCGCCGCGCAGGGCAGTTACGAGGCCCCCGGGGGGATCCACGCGCAGCTCCTGCCGCTGAAGGCCGGCACCAGCTCGGCGCAGATCGTCCGGGACGGGAAGGGCGGGGTGAAGGTCGACCTGCCGTACCGGGTGGACCACAAGGTGGAGGTGCAGGACCTCCAGTACTACGCGGCGACCAGCGGCCGGGAATCGTAG
- a CDS encoding YybH family protein produces MRPEDITRLFVERSNAGDAAGVAALYEEDAVLAYPPGELTVGREAISALWEKVLAHRPVFEPEAPLPTLVSGDIALTSTPPKDGSGARAQVVRRQPDGSWLRLLDQPEFAPPSD; encoded by the coding sequence ATGCGGCCCGAGGACATCACCCGCCTGTTCGTCGAGCGTTCCAACGCCGGCGACGCGGCCGGGGTCGCCGCGCTCTACGAGGAGGACGCGGTGCTGGCGTACCCGCCCGGGGAGCTGACGGTGGGCCGCGAGGCGATCTCGGCCCTGTGGGAGAAGGTGCTGGCCCACCGCCCCGTCTTCGAGCCGGAGGCGCCGCTGCCGACGCTGGTCAGCGGTGACATCGCGCTGACCTCGACCCCGCCGAAGGACGGCTCCGGCGCCCGTGCGCAGGTCGTCCGCCGGCAGCCGGACGGCAGCTGGCTGCGCCTGCTCGACCAGCCGGAGTTCGCCCCGCCGAGCGACTGA
- a CDS encoding LysR family transcriptional regulator, with protein MELRQLAYFVAVAEEQNFTRAAERVHISQSGVSAQIRQLERELGAELFDRSARTATLTAAGAAALAPARAALAAAAAVGQAVGDVAGVIRGRITVGMVVGCTVTPLFDALAAFHRAHPGVEIALLEDNSDRLVQGVRAGAVDVALIGTATAAPAGLEALTLVSERLVVAVPPDHPLAHRRRVTLRDLTDHPVICMPAGTGLRTVFDQACAAQRLQPVIALQAGAADAMADLAARGLGVAVLSESMAESYRDRLNPRVIEDVDIPALLCLVWRAAHGPAVRELLAHARRAFGGGRGLPEPAAAGDDPGDSRASHPEEQ; from the coding sequence ATGGAACTGAGGCAGCTCGCCTACTTCGTCGCCGTCGCCGAGGAACAGAACTTCACCCGGGCGGCCGAGCGGGTGCACATCAGCCAGTCCGGGGTCAGCGCCCAGATCCGCCAACTGGAACGGGAACTCGGCGCCGAGCTGTTCGACCGCTCGGCCCGCACCGCGACCCTCACCGCCGCCGGTGCGGCCGCCCTCGCGCCCGCCCGGGCCGCGCTCGCCGCCGCCGCGGCGGTGGGCCAGGCCGTGGGGGACGTGGCCGGCGTGATCCGGGGTCGGATCACGGTCGGCATGGTCGTCGGCTGCACCGTCACCCCGCTCTTCGACGCCCTCGCCGCCTTCCACCGGGCCCACCCCGGTGTGGAGATCGCCCTGCTGGAGGACAACTCCGACCGGCTCGTCCAAGGGGTCCGCGCCGGCGCGGTCGACGTGGCCCTCATCGGGACCGCGACCGCCGCCCCGGCCGGACTGGAAGCCCTCACCCTCGTCAGCGAGCGGCTCGTCGTCGCCGTCCCGCCCGATCACCCGCTGGCCCACCGGCGCCGGGTCACCCTGCGCGACCTCACCGACCACCCGGTCATCTGCATGCCCGCCGGCACCGGCCTGCGCACCGTCTTCGACCAGGCCTGCGCCGCACAGCGGCTCCAACCGGTGATCGCCCTGCAGGCGGGGGCCGCGGACGCCATGGCCGACCTCGCCGCGCGCGGCCTCGGCGTCGCCGTCCTCAGCGAGTCGATGGCCGAAAGCTACCGCGACCGCCTCAACCCCCGCGTCATCGAAGACGTCGACATCCCCGCCCTGCTCTGCCTGGTCTGGCGCGCCGCGCACGGCCCCGCCGTGCGCGAGCTGCTCGCCCACGCGCGCCGAGCCTTCGGCGGCGGCCGTGGTCTACCGGAGCCCGCGGCCGCGGGAGATGATCCGGGGGACAGCCGAGCCTCGCACCCGGAGGAGCAGTGA
- a CDS encoding aminotransferase class V-fold PLP-dependent enzyme — protein MTEPIRPAGSAQEFPGGPALFRLDPRVAHLNHGSFGAVPVPVQETQAALRAEVHADPDAFFVAVADRLAEARTRIAAHLGADPDGIAFVTNATEGANLALDAVPLADGDEILVTDHGYGTVVAAAARRAPVTAVALDPHLPDEDAVRETVLAALTPRTRVAVLDQVSSPTARIIASPRLLADLRARGVTTVVDGAHAPGMLADPLAGGADFWFGNLHKWGYAPSGSAVLAVAPQHRRRIRALVPSWEDEHGFPRSVENRATADYTGWLAAPEGLDLLERLDAAKVRAHNSALAAHGAALLAELPGLTPLPHGEALAMRTLRLPPGVAETPDRARELRERIAAEHGIRVLIWPWPGGGGIRVCGQIYNRPEEYERLAAVLPSYLRRA, from the coding sequence GTGACCGAGCCGATACGACCCGCCGGGTCCGCCCAGGAGTTCCCCGGCGGGCCCGCCCTGTTCCGCCTGGACCCCCGCGTCGCCCATCTCAACCACGGCTCCTTCGGCGCGGTCCCCGTCCCCGTCCAGGAGACACAGGCCGCGCTCCGCGCCGAGGTCCACGCCGACCCCGACGCCTTCTTCGTCGCCGTTGCGGACCGCCTCGCCGAAGCCCGTACCCGGATCGCCGCGCACCTGGGCGCCGACCCCGACGGGATCGCCTTCGTCACCAACGCCACCGAGGGCGCCAACCTCGCCCTGGACGCCGTCCCGCTCGCCGACGGCGACGAGATCCTGGTCACCGACCACGGCTACGGCACCGTCGTCGCGGCCGCCGCCCGCCGCGCCCCCGTCACCGCCGTCGCCCTCGATCCCCACCTGCCCGACGAGGACGCCGTACGGGAGACCGTCCTGGCCGCGCTGACCCCCCGGACACGGGTGGCCGTACTCGACCAGGTCAGCTCGCCCACCGCCCGGATCATCGCCTCCCCCCGGCTCCTCGCGGACCTGCGCGCCCGCGGGGTCACCACCGTCGTCGACGGGGCCCACGCCCCGGGCATGCTCGCCGACCCCCTCGCGGGCGGCGCCGACTTCTGGTTCGGCAACCTTCACAAATGGGGCTACGCGCCCTCCGGCAGCGCCGTCCTGGCCGTCGCCCCGCAGCACCGCCGCCGGATCCGGGCCCTCGTACCGTCCTGGGAGGACGAGCACGGCTTCCCGCGTTCCGTCGAGAACCGCGCCACCGCCGACTACACCGGCTGGCTCGCCGCCCCCGAGGGGCTCGACCTCCTCGAACGCCTCGACGCGGCCAAGGTCCGGGCCCACAACAGCGCGCTGGCCGCCCACGGCGCGGCCCTGCTCGCCGAGCTGCCCGGGCTCACCCCGCTCCCGCACGGCGAGGCCCTCGCCATGCGCACCCTGCGGCTGCCGCCCGGGGTCGCGGAGACCCCGGACCGGGCCCGGGAGCTGCGCGAGCGGATCGCGGCCGAGCACGGCATCCGGGTGCTGATCTGGCCCTGGCCGGGCGGCGGCGGCATCCGCGTCTGCGGCCAGATCTACAACCGCCCCGAGGAGTACGAACGCCTCGCCGCCGTCCTCCCGTCCTACCTCAGGCGCGCCTGA